In one Ischnura elegans chromosome 13, ioIscEleg1.1, whole genome shotgun sequence genomic region, the following are encoded:
- the LOC124170081 gene encoding uncharacterized protein K02A2.6-like: MARGNPQTSQLNYNARRKGLATTSAAMGTTHRSGSCSHVNRQQQRPTNQRREDTTRREERVSSDVKCYCCGKSGHRANMCKFKSYKCYKCGKVGHLSQVCRSQDRGVSNTKPNNFSTKPSNHYCEPCDSNDCMLNKPTTDDSKQNKPTNDYIYDLTNLFNVSKTNEVDETNDRVRPIMVKLQVEDKLLYFEVDSGACVSVINEQCYQDNFTSVKLLSTNLVLSSYTSQPIKPLGKLSVMVKYRNICKQLSLYVIAKGANPLMGRDWIRDLGLVIKIPSGVSNIIMSTNSEHSRDVCSIIDAEFKIVNSLYQKFPEVFTDKLGCYKGEPARLVLKDNVVPRFLKPRPIPFSLKNKVEAEIDRLVREGILSPVSDSEWGSPIVPIVKKTGELRLCADFRVSSLNDSLIINRHPIPRIEDLFNTLQKGRTFSKMDLSQAYQQICLDDQSKKLCTISTTKGLFMYNRVPYGVASAPGIFQKIMETILAGIPGVVCFLDDILITGENNDVHKERLYEVCNRLKVSGLSVSKKKCEFFRKSIEYLGYVLSEDGLSTSPSKISAIEKAPTPTDVSQLKAFLGMVNYYGKYVPHLSTIAAPLYSLLRKDSVFEWSISCEQAFKLIKNKLVSAPILAHYDPNLPVRLATDSSSYGLGCVLSQLQKDGSEKPICYASRTLSKAEMGYSVIDKEALGIIYGVRKFNQYLYGRKFTLITDHKPLISIFGSKKGLPAYAASRLQRYALFLTNYDFDIKYVKSQDNANADCLSRLPLNVKEFQFESEDVNYVGTYLQFIQENDIPVDFNNVIEETKRDVLLRKVYNYVLYGWPNNHSNMDNELKPYFQRQGELAIENGIIVWGHRIVVPHSLRKPLLTELHCGHLGIVKMKAMARSYFWWPGLDSDIENLANSCPPCLSVRQNPKKCNLHVWEYPKSVWERLHIDFLGPVSNKLYLVIVDAHSKWLEVEEVSSTSANQTITKLSALFARFGLPQQIVSDNGPPFNSGEFKDFLRCNGIKHTLSPPYHPATNGQAENSVKNVKKRVNLALSSNDNVNMALYKFLLVYRNSVHLTTNETPAMLMFGRPIRTRLDLIRPNLQSYVYNKQSKQVANYGGCKTRMLSEGQPVVVRDFRGRNKWIGAVIVKRLSAVSYLVKLKNDVIWKRHIDQIIDLNSEPLMPSIVPDKVIPPEQLLLPRVTDDRLSKEGGSPLQSTSSQQYSPKNTPPHHSSSEYARLKSDMPQHDVTSPNLTSRQLVKSDSPKQRIERRYPVRERRQVERLNL; encoded by the exons ATGGCGCGAGGGAATCCACAAACAAGTCAACTTAACTACAACGCCAGGCGGAAGGGTTTGGCGACGACGTCGGCGGCTATGGGGACAACGCATCGCAGTGGCAGCTGTTCTCACGTGAACCGGCAACAACAACGTCCCACAAACCAAAGGAGGGAGGACACAActaggagggaggagagagtgTCTAGTGATGTAAAGTGTTATTGTTGTGGAAAGTCAGGCCATAGGGCCAATATGTGTAAATTCAAGTCATACAAGTGCTATAAGTGTGGCAAAGTAGGCCACTTGTCACAGGTTTGTCGAAGTCAAGATAGGGGTGTGTCAAATACAAAGCctaataattttagtactaagCCATCTAATCACTATTGTGAACCCTGTGATTCTAATGATTGTATGCTAAACAAGCCTACTACTGACGATTCCAAGCAAAATAAGCCAACTAATGattatatatatgatttaactaatctatttaatgtaagTAAAACTAATGAAGTTGATGAAACCAATGATAGGGTAAGGCCTATTATGGTAAAATTGCAAGTTGAAGATAAGCTTTTGTATTTTGAAGTAGATAGTGGTGCTTGTGTCAGTGTCATAAATGAACAATGTTATCAAGACAATTTTACTTCAGTAAAGTTACTAAGTACCAATTTGGTATTAAGCTCATATACAAGCCAGCCTATCAAACCATTAGGGAAATTGAGCGTAatggtaaaatatagaaatatatgtaaacaGTTATCCTTATATGTAATAGCTAAGGGAGCAAATCCTTTAATGGGCAGAGACTGGATCCGTGATCTTGGGTTGGTAATTAAAATACCTAGTGGGGTTAGTAATATTATTATGAGCACTAACTCAGAGCATAGTAGGGATGTATGTAGTATAATAGATGCagaatttaaaatagttaatagtTTATATCAAAAGTTTCCTGAGGTGTTTACTGATAAATTAGGCTGTTATAAGGGTGAGCCAGCTAGGTTAGTTTTAAAAGATAATGTTGTGCCTAGATTTCTGAAGCCTAGGCCGATACCTTTCTCCCTGAAAAACAAGGTAGAGGCTGAGATAGATAGATTGGTAAGGGAAGGTATTTTGTCACCTGTGAGTGATAGTGAATGGGGAAGTCCCATTGttccaatagtaaaaaaaaccggGGAATTACGTTTGTGTGCAGATTTCAGGGTTTCTTCACTAAATGATTCGCTAATCATCAATAGACATCCAATACCTAGGATTGAAGATCTTTTTAATACGTTACAAAAAGGTAGAACTTTCTCCAAAATGGACCTATCCCAAGCTTATCAGCAGATATGCTTAGATGACCAATCAAAGAAATTGTGTACTATAAGTACTACAAAAGGGCTATTTATGTACAATAGAGTTCCCTATGGAGTGGCCTCTGCACCaggtatttttcagaaaataatggaaaccatTCTCGCTGGTATTCCAGGAGTTGTTTGTTTCCTTGATGACATTTTGATTACTGGGGAAAATAATGATGTTCACAAGGAAAGGTTATATGAAGTTTGCAATAGATTAAAAGTGAGTGGTCTCAGTGTGAGTAAAAAGAAGTGTGAATTTTTTCGCAAGTCAATTGAGTACTTGGGTTATGTTTTGAGTGAGGATGGCCTAAGTACATCGCCATCTAAAATAAGCGCTATTGAAAAGGCGCCTACTCCCACTGATGTTTCACA attaaaggcatttttaggtatggttaattattatggaaaatatgtgCCTCATTTATCTACTATTGCAGCACCTTTGTATAGTTTGTTGAGGAAAGATAGTGTTTTTGAGTGGTCAATCTCATGTGAACAAGCATTCAAGCTAATCAAGAATAAATTAGTTTCAGCTCCAATATTGGCACATTATGACCCTAACCTACCGGTAAGATTAGCTACTGATAGTTCTAGCTATGGTTTAGGCTGTGTCTTAAGTCAGTTACAGAAGGATGGTTCTGAGAAACCAATCTGTTATGCATCAAGGACCTTATCAAAGGCTGAAATGGGGTACAGTGTCATCGACAAGGAggctttaggtattatttatggtgtgcgaaagtttaatcaatatttgtatggtagaaagtttactttaataactgatcacaaaccattgatatctatttttggatCAAAGAAAGGTTTACCTGCTTATGCAGCAAGCAGACTTCAGCGCTATGCGCTGTTCTTAACGAATTATGACTTTgatattaaatatgttaaatcacAGGATAATGCAAACGCCGATTGCTTATCTAGATTGCCTTTGAATGTAAAAGAATTTCAGTTTGAGTCAGAGGATGTAAATTATGTAGGTacttatttgcaatttattcaaGAGAATGACATACCAGTTGATTTTAATAACGTTATAGAGGAAACAAAAAGGGATGTTTTGTTAAGGAAAGTGTACAACTATGTATTGTATGGTTGGCCAAATAACCACTCAAATATGGACAATGAATTAAAACCGTATTTCCAGCGGCAAGGTGAATTAGctattgaaaatggtattattgtTTGGGGGCATAGGATAGTTGTACCTCATAGTTTACGTAAGCCATTATTAACAGAGTTGCATTGCGGACACCTTGGCATTGTTAAGATGAAAGCCATGGCTCGTTCGTATTTTTGGTGGCCAGGTTTAGACTCAGACATTGAGAATTTAGCCAACAGTTGCCCACCTTGCTTGTCTGTGAGGCAGAACCCTAAAAAGTGTAACCTACATGTGTGGGAGTATCCCAAGAGTGTGTGGGAACGTTTACATATTGATTTCTTAGGGCCTGTAAGTAACAAACTATATCTTGTTATAGTAGATGCTCATAGTAAATGGTTGGAGGTGGAAGAGGTAAGCTCAACATCAGCTAATCAGACTATTACAAAATTAAGTGCTTTGTTTGCAAGGTTTGGTTTACCGCAACAAATAGTTTCAGATAATGGTCCACCCTTCAATTCTGGTGAATTTAAGGATTTTCTAAGATGCAATGGCATTAAGCATACCTTATCGCCACCTTACCATCCAGCTACAAATGGTCAAGCAGAAAATTCTGTGAAGAATGTAAAAAAGCGTGTTAACCTAGCTTTAAGTAGTAATGACAATGTAAAtatggctttatataaatttctacTTGTTTATAGAAATTCGGTACATTTAACAACTAATGAAACGCCAGCTATGTTAATGTTTGGGCGACCAATCAGAACAAGGTTAGATCTCATTAGACCTAATCTTCAAAGTTATGTATACAATAAACAGAGTAAGCAAGTTGCAAATTATGGGGGTTGTAAGACGAGAATGTTATCTGAGGGTCAACCTGTAGTTGTACGGGATTTCAGAGGCAGAAATAAATGGATAGGAGCAGTAATTGTTAAGAGACTGAGTGCAGTATCATACTTGGTGAAATTAAAGAATGATGTCATTTGGAAACGTCATATCGATCAAATTATAGACCTAAATAGTGAGCCTCTCATGCCTTCAATTGTACCTGATAAGGTGATTCCACCGGAACAATTATTGTTGCCTAGAGTGACAGACGACAGGCTGTCGAAGGAGGGGGGGTCACCTCTGCAGAGCACATCATCTCAACAGTACAGTCCCAAGAATACACCGCCTCATCATTCTAGCAGTGAATACGCTAGGCTGAAGTCTGATATGCCTCAGCATGACGTCACTTCACCTAACTTAACTTCACGGCAATTAGTTAAATCTGATAGTCCAAAACAGAGAATAGAGAGGCGTTACCCTGTGCGAGAGCGCAGGCAGGTGGAAAGGTTAAACTTGTAa